From one Desmospora activa DSM 45169 genomic stretch:
- the coxB gene encoding cytochrome c oxidase subunit II — protein MKKQGRQNAVVSSRKNKYRRGLSGLALIALSTGCANQSISVLDPAGPVGREQLSLIKLSTGIMTFVVLVVAILYLYVVIRYRERPGQENDQIPEQVEGNKKLEVLWTVVPILLLVILAIPTIATTFHQAKKPEEANTVRVHVTAYQYWWAFDYPELDITTANEVHIPVGRPIELMMKSHDVIHAFWVPSLGGKQDVNPGRTDRLVLQADKPGIFEGKCTELCGASHALMNFRVIAHPAKEFDQWVASQKNPVSTPTTKTGTDGQKWVGQNCIGCHAIENAGYRIKGKTGPNLTAFSKRTRIAGVLDNNEQNLKAWLKDTQGIKPGNRMPAFDHLTNEQIDAITQYLLQLK, from the coding sequence ATGAAGAAGCAAGGTCGACAAAATGCTGTTGTCAGCAGTCGCAAAAATAAATATCGACGCGGTTTGAGCGGATTAGCACTAATCGCCTTATCCACCGGTTGTGCCAATCAATCGATATCGGTATTGGATCCGGCAGGACCCGTAGGACGGGAACAATTAAGTCTGATCAAACTCAGCACTGGCATTATGACCTTTGTCGTGTTGGTGGTGGCGATTTTATATCTTTATGTGGTGATCCGTTATCGTGAGCGGCCGGGTCAGGAGAATGATCAGATTCCGGAACAAGTGGAAGGAAACAAAAAACTGGAGGTATTGTGGACAGTCGTACCGATTTTGTTGTTGGTGATCTTGGCGATTCCCACCATTGCCACTACCTTTCATCAAGCAAAAAAACCAGAAGAAGCGAATACGGTTCGCGTACATGTAACCGCATACCAATATTGGTGGGCGTTTGACTATCCGGAGCTCGATATAACCACAGCGAATGAAGTACACATCCCTGTAGGGCGCCCGATTGAATTGATGATGAAGTCCCATGATGTGATCCACGCTTTTTGGGTGCCCAGTCTTGGTGGAAAACAAGACGTCAATCCCGGTCGAACTGATCGTCTGGTCCTGCAGGCGGACAAGCCGGGTATCTTTGAGGGGAAATGTACCGAACTGTGCGGGGCATCCCACGCGCTGATGAATTTCCGGGTCATCGCCCATCCGGCGAAGGAATTTGATCAATGGGTCGCTTCACAAAAAAATCCTGTTTCCACCCCAACAACCAAAACCGGAACAGACGGGCAAAAATGGGTGGGCCAAAATTGTATTGGATGTCATGCCATCGAAAACGCCGGTTATCGGATCAAGGGAAAAACGGGCCCCAACCTAACCGCTTTCAGCAAGCGTACACGCATCGCCGGTGTACTGGACAATAATGAGCAAAATCTAAAAGCGTGGTTAAAAGATACCCAGGGGATTAAGCCAGGAAACCGCATGCCAGCCTTTGATCACTTGACGAATGAACAGATTGATGCGATTACACAATACCTTTTGCAATTGAAATGA
- the coxB gene encoding cytochrome c oxidase subunit II — protein MSQGKKLWLTARFLTLTALMVLVMAGCQEPTMSVLDPKGTVAEEQLSLIQLSVYIMTFVCVVVIGIFVYVLIRFRAKPGDNSIPEQVEGNMKLEILWTVIPIILLAIFAVPTVQKTFSLAEEAPAEGEPLRVKVTAHQYWWEFEYPDLGITTAQEMVIPTGERVYLELESKDVIHSFWVPKLAGKQDLVPGRTNTMWLDAKEPGVYAGRCAELCGASHALMNFEVKAQEPQEFEQWVDERQNPSSEPQNAQQEAGKEVFSQNCMSCHAIDGTAFKTKGEEAPNLTGFGHREKIAGLLEFNDKNLEEWLKNPEDVKPGTYMPSFDYLSDEDMDNLKAYLKSLE, from the coding sequence ATGAGTCAAGGGAAAAAATTGTGGCTCACGGCGCGCTTCCTTACGTTGACCGCTCTGATGGTCCTGGTTATGGCCGGTTGTCAGGAACCGACCATGTCTGTGTTGGATCCAAAGGGAACGGTTGCGGAAGAGCAGTTGAGCTTGATTCAGTTGAGTGTGTATATCATGACATTCGTCTGTGTCGTCGTGATCGGCATCTTTGTTTATGTTTTGATTCGCTTTCGCGCCAAACCGGGTGACAATAGCATCCCGGAACAGGTGGAAGGCAACATGAAACTGGAAATTTTGTGGACGGTTATTCCGATCATTTTGCTGGCGATTTTTGCGGTACCGACCGTGCAAAAAACCTTTTCCTTAGCAGAAGAGGCGCCTGCAGAGGGCGAGCCGCTGCGAGTAAAGGTGACTGCGCATCAATATTGGTGGGAATTTGAATATCCGGATCTGGGCATCACCACCGCACAGGAGATGGTGATTCCTACCGGAGAACGAGTTTACTTGGAGTTGGAGTCCAAAGACGTCATTCACTCCTTCTGGGTACCCAAACTGGCTGGTAAGCAGGATCTGGTGCCGGGGCGCACCAACACCATGTGGCTTGACGCCAAAGAACCCGGCGTCTATGCCGGTCGTTGTGCTGAACTCTGCGGGGCGAGCCACGCTTTGATGAACTTTGAAGTGAAGGCACAAGAGCCGCAGGAATTTGAACAATGGGTAGACGAACGGCAAAATCCCTCTTCCGAGCCGCAAAATGCGCAGCAAGAGGCAGGGAAAGAAGTCTTTTCCCAAAACTGCATGAGCTGCCATGCCATTGACGGTACCGCCTTTAAGACCAAGGGCGAGGAAGCACCCAATCTGACCGGCTTCGGCCACCGGGAAAAGATCGCCGGGCTGTTGGAGTTTAACGATAAAAACCTGGAAGAGTGGCTGAAAAATCCCGAGGATGTTAAACCGGGTACATATATGCCGTCTTTCGACTATCTCAGTGATGAGGATATGGACAATCTCAAGGCATACCTGAAAAGCCTGGAATGA
- a CDS encoding cytochrome (ubi)quinol oxidase subunit III, with translation MASTETQQAQTHADAPVQLEKTTLEGRNKILGFWLFIGAETVLFACLFGTYLALQQSTVGGPNQGELFSIPLVALATVILLTSSLTSVLGIVGMHQHNVKKTQFWFGVTVLLGLAFLILEIYEFYHYVHEGLGFTSNAFGSSFYTLLGTHGAHVAFGIVWITGLMIQVAKQGLTKVTTPKLYVASLYWHFVDVIWVFIFTVVYLMGKVG, from the coding sequence ATGGCGAGCACGGAAACGCAACAAGCGCAGACCCATGCCGACGCACCCGTCCAATTGGAGAAAACGACACTGGAAGGCCGCAATAAGATTCTCGGCTTCTGGTTGTTTATCGGGGCGGAAACGGTTCTCTTCGCCTGTTTGTTTGGAACGTATCTCGCGCTTCAACAATCGACGGTAGGTGGACCGAACCAGGGTGAGCTGTTTAGTATCCCCTTGGTCGCATTGGCCACGGTGATTCTGTTGACCAGTAGTTTAACCAGTGTGTTGGGAATTGTAGGCATGCATCAACACAACGTGAAGAAAACCCAGTTTTGGTTTGGGGTGACGGTGCTGTTGGGGCTTGCTTTCCTCATCCTGGAGATTTACGAGTTTTATCATTATGTACATGAAGGCTTAGGGTTTACCAGCAACGCTTTTGGCTCTTCCTTCTACACCCTGTTGGGAACCCACGGGGCTCACGTGGCCTTTGGTATCGTTTGGATTACCGGTCTGATGATTCAAGTGGCAAAACAAGGCTTGACGAAAGTAACAACGCCGAAGTTATACGTTGCCAGCCTGTACTGGCACTTTGTCGATGTTATCTGGGTTTTCATCTTTACCGTCGTCTACCTGATGGGAAAGGTGGGTTAA
- a CDS encoding RrF2 family transcriptional regulator, whose product MKVSSRGEYALRALIVLGRQRGSVVSIPTLSKRIQVGTPYLEQILLQLKNLGYVKSRRGAQGGYAIDRQPDEIVIGQVIRQLEGPLAPMSCVSLTRYEPCPLEEGCLLKPLWALVRDTVAHVLDRTTLDDLIEGKISTWSERN is encoded by the coding sequence ATGAAGGTTTCCAGTCGCGGTGAATATGCATTGCGGGCACTGATCGTATTGGGGCGGCAAAGGGGAAGTGTTGTCTCCATTCCTACACTTTCAAAACGAATCCAGGTCGGCACTCCATATCTGGAACAAATCCTGCTCCAACTAAAAAATCTTGGTTATGTCAAGAGTCGACGGGGGGCACAGGGGGGCTATGCCATTGACAGACAGCCGGATGAAATCGTGATCGGGCAGGTGATTCGACAATTGGAAGGCCCCTTAGCCCCGATGTCATGTGTCAGTTTGACTCGGTATGAACCTTGCCCATTGGAGGAGGGATGTTTATTAAAACCGTTATGGGCGTTGGTGCGTGATACAGTCGCCCATGTGTTGGATCGAACCACGTTGGATGATCTGATCGAAGGAAAGATTTCAACCTGGAGTGAACGAAACTGA
- a CDS encoding sulfite exporter TauE/SafE family protein, whose translation MKKLIILALIGFFAQLVDGALGMAYGVTSTSLLLFFGIAPAIASASVHMAEVVTTAASGISHWKFGNVDRVLVKRLMVPGAVGAFVGACFLSNIPGDLARPFISTFLFVLGFYVIYRFLFAKPALQKKLKKPGKWTIPLGLFAGFADSTGGGGWGPLTTPILISHKGMEPRKVIGSVDTSEFAVAVAASIGFLIALGPSQIDWAWVAALMIGGVIAAPIAAWCVKWIPPQLLGVLVGGLIIVVNARTILDSTGWIAQTAYPWVYGVLILLWTLAIITAFQKIRSKTKGGKR comes from the coding sequence GTGAAAAAGTTAATCATCCTGGCTTTGATCGGTTTTTTTGCCCAGTTGGTGGATGGTGCACTCGGGATGGCCTACGGGGTGACATCGACATCCTTACTCCTCTTTTTTGGAATCGCACCGGCGATTGCTTCCGCCTCGGTCCATATGGCGGAAGTGGTAACAACAGCGGCTTCCGGCATCTCCCACTGGAAGTTTGGCAATGTTGACCGTGTGCTTGTCAAGCGATTGATGGTCCCGGGAGCGGTGGGGGCTTTTGTCGGTGCTTGCTTTTTGAGCAATATTCCAGGGGATTTGGCTCGGCCGTTTATCTCCACTTTTCTGTTTGTGCTCGGGTTTTATGTGATTTACCGTTTTTTGTTCGCCAAACCGGCTTTGCAAAAAAAGTTGAAAAAACCAGGCAAGTGGACAATTCCACTGGGACTGTTTGCAGGCTTTGCCGATTCCACAGGCGGGGGAGGATGGGGTCCGCTTACCACACCGATCTTGATTTCCCATAAGGGGATGGAACCGCGTAAAGTGATTGGATCCGTCGATACAAGTGAGTTTGCGGTAGCCGTTGCCGCCTCAATTGGCTTTTTGATTGCCTTAGGACCGTCTCAGATCGATTGGGCATGGGTGGCGGCATTAATGATAGGGGGGGTTATCGCTGCTCCGATCGCCGCATGGTGTGTCAAATGGATTCCGCCTCAACTGCTGGGCGTATTGGTGGGAGGATTGATTATTGTCGTCAATGCCCGCACCATTTTGGACAGTACGGGCTGGATTGCGCAAACGGCATACCCCTGGGTATATGGAGTTTTGATCTTACTATGGACACTTGCAATCATCACAGCGTTTCAAAAAATCCGATCTAAGACGAAAGGAGGGAAACGATGA
- the cyoE gene encoding heme o synthase encodes MNQGTETKRGGIGESPSGLTTIPLWKDYLSLVKPGITFSNLMAMVTGFGLASGGHGDLVVLMWTLLGTGLVVAGGCAWNNAHDRDIDQLMIRTRLRPVPAGRIPWRHARRLGWCFSLLGTLILGRYVNGEVALWGAAGVVWYVLIYTAWLKRVTPWNTVLGGVAGAVPPVIGWMAVTGKMDAPAWALFLLLFFWQPPHFYALALLKEEEYRRADIPMWPVIRGWRETWEQMAVFGCILLPVSLLFPTIGVVSWGYVWMVLPLGLVFAGLIVAGRWVKDRDRWAQRVFQCSLVYLVGWMVATVAFAG; translated from the coding sequence TTGAATCAGGGGACAGAAACGAAGCGAGGCGGGATCGGGGAGTCGCCGAGCGGTCTTACCACAATTCCTTTGTGGAAGGATTATTTATCCCTCGTAAAGCCTGGGATCACGTTCTCCAATCTGATGGCGATGGTGACCGGATTCGGGTTGGCTTCCGGTGGACACGGGGATCTGGTCGTGTTGATGTGGACGCTGCTGGGGACTGGATTGGTGGTAGCTGGTGGATGTGCTTGGAACAATGCACATGATCGGGATATCGACCAGTTGATGATTCGCACTCGTCTGCGCCCGGTGCCCGCCGGTCGTATCCCATGGCGACACGCCCGTCGGTTGGGGTGGTGCTTCTCATTGCTGGGAACCCTCATTCTGGGTCGGTATGTCAATGGCGAGGTTGCGCTGTGGGGAGCAGCGGGAGTGGTTTGGTATGTCCTGATCTACACAGCTTGGTTAAAACGAGTAACCCCTTGGAACACCGTTCTTGGCGGTGTGGCTGGAGCGGTCCCTCCGGTGATCGGGTGGATGGCGGTGACGGGCAAGATGGATGCACCGGCTTGGGCGCTGTTTTTGCTCTTGTTCTTTTGGCAACCGCCCCATTTTTATGCTTTGGCGTTGTTGAAGGAGGAAGAGTACCGGCGGGCGGATATTCCGATGTGGCCGGTCATACGGGGCTGGCGCGAGACATGGGAGCAGATGGCGGTATTCGGTTGTATCCTGTTACCCGTATCGTTGCTCTTTCCGACAATCGGGGTGGTTTCATGGGGATATGTGTGGATGGTATTACCCTTGGGTCTGGTCTTCGCTGGCTTGATAGTGGCGGGTCGATGGGTTAAGGATCGCGATCGCTGGGCGCAGCGCGTATTTCAATGTTCCTTGGTATATCTGGTGGGCTGGATGGTGGCAACAGTCGCCTTTGCAGGATAA
- the ctaD gene encoding cytochrome c oxidase subunit I, giving the protein MTGGYNKQWLERFRSHWLWDWITTVDHKKIGILYLLGGGFFFIIGGLEAMLIRIQLFFPNNDFMVGREFNELLTMHGTTMIFFVAMPLLFALMNVAVPLQIGARDVAFPFLNSLGFWLFLAGGILMNLGWFFGNAPDAGWTNYVPIAANEYSAGPGIEYYVLGLQISGIGTLIGGLNFLVTIINMRAPGMSFLRMPLFTWTAFVASALILFAFPALTAGLFLVMFERIFGAAFFDVALGGNPVIWQHLFWIFGHPEVYIVILPAFGIMSDVISTFSKKRLFGYNSMVFAVLLIGFLGFMVWAHHMFTVGLGPVPNSIFAIATMAIAVPTGIKVFNWLFTMWGGKIEFTTAMLWAVGFIPTFVLGGVTGVMLASPAADFQFHDSYFVVAHFHYVLIGGTVFGLFSGAYYWWPKMFGHKLNETLGKWHFWLFFIGFHLTFFIQHFIGLFGMPRRHFTYQATDGLTLLNQISTVGAFMMAIGTIVLAINIYISAKKAIPAGNDPWDARTLEWAISSPPPEYNFAQLPRVRAMDAFWHEKMAGNKTMEPAGPLEPIHMPSSTHLPFFMTLGFFISGLGWVFRSLEVGVLGLVMVALVMFTHSFNHDHGYYIPLKDIKSNDPKKGAKA; this is encoded by the coding sequence ATGACAGGCGGCTACAACAAACAGTGGTTGGAACGCTTCCGGTCTCACTGGCTGTGGGATTGGATTACCACCGTCGACCACAAAAAAATCGGGATTCTCTATTTGTTGGGTGGCGGCTTCTTTTTTATCATCGGTGGACTGGAAGCGATGTTGATCCGTATACAGCTCTTTTTTCCCAATAACGACTTTATGGTTGGACGGGAATTTAACGAACTTTTGACCATGCATGGAACCACCATGATCTTCTTTGTGGCGATGCCGCTGTTGTTTGCACTGATGAACGTAGCGGTTCCGTTGCAAATCGGAGCACGGGATGTGGCGTTCCCTTTCCTAAACTCACTCGGCTTCTGGCTGTTCCTGGCCGGGGGTATTTTGATGAATCTCGGCTGGTTCTTTGGCAACGCACCGGATGCTGGTTGGACCAACTATGTTCCGATCGCAGCCAATGAATACAGCGCCGGTCCGGGGATTGAGTATTATGTGTTAGGTCTGCAGATATCAGGGATTGGTACCTTGATCGGGGGCTTAAACTTCCTGGTGACGATTATTAATATGCGTGCTCCGGGAATGTCTTTTCTGCGCATGCCGTTGTTCACTTGGACCGCGTTTGTCGCTTCCGCTCTGATCTTGTTCGCCTTCCCGGCATTGACCGCCGGACTTTTCTTGGTAATGTTTGAACGGATTTTTGGAGCGGCGTTCTTCGATGTGGCTCTTGGCGGAAATCCGGTGATCTGGCAGCATTTGTTCTGGATTTTTGGTCACCCGGAAGTGTATATTGTCATCTTGCCGGCCTTTGGAATTATGTCCGATGTGATCTCCACCTTTTCCAAGAAACGCCTCTTCGGCTATAATTCGATGGTATTTGCCGTCTTGCTGATCGGGTTCCTCGGTTTTATGGTGTGGGCTCACCATATGTTTACCGTCGGACTGGGACCGGTTCCCAACTCGATCTTCGCCATTGCTACGATGGCCATTGCTGTTCCCACCGGTATTAAAGTATTTAACTGGTTGTTTACCATGTGGGGCGGAAAAATCGAATTTACTACAGCGATGTTGTGGGCTGTTGGCTTTATCCCTACGTTTGTCTTGGGTGGGGTAACCGGTGTGATGCTGGCGAGCCCGGCGGCTGACTTCCAATTCCATGATAGCTACTTCGTGGTTGCTCACTTTCACTATGTACTGATCGGTGGTACCGTCTTTGGCCTTTTCTCCGGGGCGTACTACTGGTGGCCCAAGATGTTTGGTCACAAGTTAAACGAAACCCTGGGCAAATGGCACTTCTGGCTGTTTTTTATCGGGTTCCATCTCACTTTCTTTATCCAGCATTTTATCGGTCTGTTTGGGATGCCGCGCCGCCACTTTACCTATCAAGCGACTGACGGGTTGACGCTGCTCAACCAGATCAGTACGGTCGGAGCGTTTATGATGGCGATCGGGACGATTGTGTTGGCGATCAACATCTATATCAGCGCCAAAAAAGCGATACCCGCCGGAAACGATCCGTGGGATGCACGCACCTTGGAGTGGGCGATCTCTTCCCCTCCCCCAGAGTACAATTTTGCGCAACTGCCGCGCGTACGGGCCATGGATGCTTTCTGGCATGAAAAAATGGCCGGCAATAAAACGATGGAGCCGGCAGGTCCGTTGGAGCCGATCCATATGCCTTCTTCCACTCATCTGCCGTTCTTTATGACCCTTGGATTCTTTATCTCCGGTCTGGGATGGGTGTTCCGCTCCCTTGAAGTGGGTGTGTTGGGATTGGTGATGGTGGCGTTGGTGATGTTTACCCACTCCTTTAACCATGACCACGGCTACTACATCCCGTTGAAAGATATCAAATCCAATGATCCGAAGAAAGGGGCGAAGGCATAA
- a CDS encoding cytochrome c oxidase assembly protein, with protein MHHDHHQPAFDSWSIVSPGVLLITILLGVGYFLLIGPWRQKRGYEETPSLWKKRGFVIGLAVFYFALGPVNTFAHDSFSAHMMEMALVYMVVPPLILLGLPSWVYRPLWSTPKRGKLFRFVTYPLVTLVIFNGFFSMYHLPVVFDTIMASSVLMAVSHIVLGIAAFMMWWPLTCPVPEKDRLNPLQKLGYIIGDSILITPACALIAFSDVLMYQAFQEAPVAFTFLGALDDQQMGAVVMKIIQEGAYGAVLGYTFYQWVKEHKRKEQEEAESIQPRGENGDTSTMVY; from the coding sequence ATGCATCATGATCATCATCAACCCGCTTTTGATTCTTGGAGTATTGTAAGTCCGGGTGTATTGTTGATCACCATTCTGCTGGGAGTGGGATATTTTCTTCTGATCGGCCCGTGGCGGCAGAAGAGGGGATACGAGGAAACCCCTTCACTCTGGAAAAAGCGGGGCTTTGTGATCGGTTTGGCGGTGTTCTACTTTGCGCTCGGGCCGGTCAATACCTTTGCCCATGATTCCTTTAGTGCCCATATGATGGAGATGGCGTTGGTGTATATGGTAGTACCGCCGTTGATTTTATTGGGTTTGCCGTCATGGGTATACCGTCCCTTGTGGAGTACACCCAAGCGGGGAAAACTATTTCGATTTGTCACCTATCCACTGGTCACCCTGGTGATCTTTAACGGCTTTTTTTCCATGTACCATCTGCCGGTCGTATTTGATACGATTATGGCGTCTTCAGTACTGATGGCTGTCTCCCATATCGTTTTGGGAATTGCCGCTTTTATGATGTGGTGGCCTCTCACTTGTCCCGTTCCGGAAAAAGATAGGTTAAACCCGTTGCAAAAACTGGGCTATATCATCGGTGACAGTATTTTAATTACCCCGGCGTGTGCATTGATCGCCTTTTCCGATGTGTTGATGTATCAGGCGTTTCAAGAAGCCCCTGTCGCTTTTACCTTTTTAGGTGCCTTGGATGATCAGCAAATGGGTGCCGTTGTGATGAAGATCATCCAGGAGGGCGCATATGGAGCAGTGCTTGGTTACACCTTCTACCAATGGGTGAAAGAACACAAACGGAAAGAACAAGAAGAAGCGGAATCAATCCAACCGCGCGGAGAAAATGGGGATACCTCCACAATGGTGTACTGA
- the ctaD gene encoding cytochrome c oxidase subunit I: MATLVILIVVALFLTAILTGGYNERYLERVRQNWLWEWITTVDHKKIGILYLMAGGFFFTVGGLEALLIRIQLMFPNGKFIIGDTFNQLLSMHGTTMIFLVSLPLLFGLMNVIVPLQIGARDVAFPFINSLGFWLYFVGGLTLNLSWIFGGAPDAGWTSYATLALNEFSPGPGVNYYVLGLQIAGFGTLMSGINFLVTIINMRAPGMSYLRMPLFTWTSFVTSALILFAFPPLTAGMFMMMFDRLFETSFFATSGGGNSVIWQHIFWIFGHPEVYILVLPAFGVFSDVISTFSRKRLFGYHSMVFAVVLIGFLGFMVWVHHMFTVGLGAIANTIFAIATMAIAVPTGIKVFNWLFTMWGGRIRFTTAMLFAAGFIVVFVMGGVTGVMLSVVPADLQFHDSYFVVAHFHYVLIGGTILGFFAGLYYWWPKIFGSLLDEKWGRWHFWIFYLGMHLTFFPQHFLGLFGMPRRVFTYEAGYNLEMNNLLSSLGAFLMTAGMLIFLFNVVRTLTKGKKAPGDPWDGRSLEWSIPSPPPVYNFLQTPKVRGLDPWWLEKREGNDQMPVAEPLGPIHMPSPNHLPFLMSLSFFVSGIGFVFHSLAVGFMGLVGVVITLYMRSFEEDHGYHLIPEELEKEAKS; this comes from the coding sequence ATGGCCACACTGGTTATTTTGATCGTTGTCGCACTCTTTCTGACGGCGATACTGACCGGCGGCTACAATGAACGCTACTTGGAGCGTGTACGCCAAAATTGGCTGTGGGAATGGATTACAACGGTAGATCACAAAAAAATCGGCATCCTCTATCTGATGGCCGGGGGCTTTTTTTTCACCGTTGGGGGATTGGAGGCACTGCTAATTCGCATCCAGCTCATGTTTCCCAATGGCAAGTTCATCATTGGAGATACTTTTAATCAGTTGTTGTCGATGCATGGTACCACCATGATCTTCTTGGTGTCGCTCCCCCTGTTATTTGGGTTGATGAATGTGATTGTGCCGTTGCAGATCGGGGCGCGGGATGTGGCTTTCCCCTTTATCAACTCCCTCGGCTTTTGGCTTTATTTTGTGGGCGGCTTAACACTAAATCTCAGCTGGATCTTCGGGGGGGCACCCGATGCCGGTTGGACCAGCTATGCCACTTTGGCCCTCAATGAATTTAGCCCTGGTCCCGGTGTCAACTATTATGTGCTGGGCTTGCAGATCGCAGGTTTTGGCACCTTGATGAGCGGAATCAATTTCCTGGTAACCATCATTAATATGCGCGCACCGGGAATGAGTTATCTGCGTATGCCGCTCTTCACCTGGACCAGCTTTGTCACTTCCGCCTTGATATTGTTTGCTTTTCCTCCGCTGACTGCAGGGATGTTTATGATGATGTTTGACCGTCTGTTTGAGACCAGCTTTTTTGCTACCTCTGGGGGAGGCAATTCAGTAATTTGGCAACATATATTCTGGATTTTTGGTCATCCGGAAGTGTATATTCTCGTGTTGCCCGCTTTTGGTGTCTTTTCGGACGTGATTAGTACCTTCTCCCGAAAGCGTCTGTTCGGCTATCACTCCATGGTGTTTGCGGTAGTGTTAATCGGCTTTTTAGGGTTTATGGTGTGGGTGCATCACATGTTTACCGTCGGTCTGGGGGCGATCGCCAACACCATCTTTGCCATTGCCACGATGGCGATTGCGGTTCCCACCGGGATTAAGGTGTTTAATTGGCTTTTTACCATGTGGGGCGGACGGATTCGCTTTACCACGGCGATGTTGTTTGCAGCGGGCTTTATCGTGGTGTTTGTCATGGGCGGCGTAACCGGTGTCATGCTGTCTGTGGTGCCGGCGGATCTCCAGTTTCACGACAGCTACTTTGTGGTGGCTCACTTTCACTATGTGTTAATCGGTGGTACGATCTTGGGCTTCTTTGCCGGATTGTACTATTGGTGGCCCAAAATCTTCGGCAGCTTGCTGGATGAAAAGTGGGGAAGGTGGCATTTTTGGATTTTTTACCTCGGCATGCACCTCACCTTTTTCCCACAGCATTTCTTGGGGTTGTTTGGGATGCCGCGGCGCGTCTTCACCTATGAAGCGGGATACAATTTGGAGATGAACAATTTATTGAGCAGCTTAGGTGCCTTTCTGATGACGGCAGGGATGCTCATCTTCCTGTTCAATGTGGTTCGCACCCTGACCAAAGGAAAAAAGGCCCCAGGGGATCCGTGGGACGGGCGCAGCTTGGAGTGGTCGATTCCGTCACCGCCTCCTGTCTACAATTTCCTACAAACCCCTAAAGTCCGTGGCTTAGACCCATGGTGGTTGGAAAAGAGAGAAGGAAATGATCAGATGCCGGTAGCAGAACCGCTGGGGCCGATTCATATGCCTTCCCCTAACCATCTGCCCTTTTTGATGTCCCTCAGTTTTTTCGTCTCCGGGATTGGCTTTGTCTTTCATAGTTTGGCGGTGGGTTTTATGGGTCTGGTGGGTGTGGTGATCACCTTGTATATGCGCTCATTTGAAGAAGACCATGGATACCACCTCATTCCTGAGGAACTGGAAAAGGAGGCGAAGAGCTGA
- a CDS encoding cytochrome C oxidase subunit IV family protein, with protein sequence METKVETKQQPTTQPAAEGVGKHIVSFAAMILLTAVAFVLVSYEMMAPSMLIPVIVGLALVQVFLQLFTFMHLDIKKHRMTVLFMMTGLFIGILCAVALWLLEGPFL encoded by the coding sequence ATGGAAACAAAAGTAGAGACCAAACAACAGCCAACAACACAACCGGCAGCCGAAGGGGTGGGCAAACATATCGTCTCGTTTGCCGCAATGATATTGTTGACTGCAGTCGCCTTCGTCTTGGTAAGCTATGAAATGATGGCACCAAGCATGTTGATTCCGGTGATTGTGGGATTGGCGCTGGTGCAAGTCTTTTTGCAGCTGTTTACGTTTATGCACTTGGATATCAAGAAACATCGCATGACCGTTTTGTTTATGATGACAGGGCTTTTCATCGGGATATTGTGTGCGGTCGCGCTGTGGCTCTTGGAAGGTCCATTTCTATAA